One stretch of Nocardioides perillae DNA includes these proteins:
- a CDS encoding TetR/AcrR family transcriptional regulator, whose amino-acid sequence MRAPSMRERFREHMRAAVLEAAHDLIGDRGWDRVRMGEVADRAGVSRAVLYKEFGDKAGLGEAVVLREASRFLEGIQKALEAHIGDAKRGIAAAVDYTLNEAERSPLLKAVLISNRDLDAGSQASTGMLPLLTTSARLLDLASDTLAGWVAESYPSLPPDDVVDAADTMVRLTVSHLALPKWDRTAMASKISEVAVRFLSLES is encoded by the coding sequence ATGCGGGCACCGTCCATGCGCGAACGGTTCAGGGAGCACATGCGCGCCGCTGTCCTCGAGGCTGCCCACGACCTGATCGGCGACCGCGGCTGGGACCGGGTGCGTATGGGAGAGGTCGCGGATCGTGCCGGGGTGTCCCGGGCGGTGCTCTACAAGGAGTTCGGTGACAAGGCCGGCCTTGGAGAAGCCGTCGTACTCCGCGAGGCCTCGCGCTTCCTGGAGGGCATCCAGAAGGCGCTGGAGGCACACATCGGCGATGCGAAACGCGGCATCGCAGCAGCCGTCGACTACACCTTGAACGAGGCCGAACGCAGCCCCCTGCTCAAGGCAGTGCTCATCTCCAACCGCGACCTGGATGCGGGCAGTCAGGCGTCCACGGGGATGCTCCCGCTGCTCACGACATCCGCGCGGCTTCTCGACCTCGCCTCCGACACCCTGGCCGGATGGGTGGCGGAGAGCTACCCGAGCCTTCCCCCAGACGACGTCGTCGACGCGGCCGACACCATGGTGCGCCTGACGGTCAGTCATCTGGCGCTGCCCAAGTGGGACCGGACCGCGAT
- a CDS encoding lysophospholipid acyltransferase family protein — MLVCKPLLLLGRRADWRGTERLPGSGGAVLAANHVSQADPLFLGEMILAQGRTPRFMAKASLFHRRAVGWWFRSAGHVEVDRSDGRSGIRAAVEAVERGALVVVYPEGSITKRPDGRLMSLRSGAVRIALETSAPLIPVAQWGVQAIVPAYEGRVVLGRRRRRVTLLVGDPVPLEDLREFPRATAVTVGVQRLQDTLAVMVDQLADEHAR; from the coding sequence TTGCTCGTCTGTAAACCGCTGCTGCTGCTGGGCAGGAGAGCGGACTGGCGCGGTACCGAGCGCCTGCCCGGGTCGGGAGGCGCGGTGCTGGCGGCCAACCATGTCTCCCAGGCCGACCCGCTGTTCCTGGGGGAGATGATCCTCGCCCAGGGCCGGACCCCCCGGTTCATGGCCAAGGCGAGCCTGTTTCACCGTAGAGCAGTCGGCTGGTGGTTCCGGTCGGCCGGCCACGTCGAGGTCGATCGGTCCGACGGCCGGTCTGGGATCCGTGCCGCGGTCGAAGCCGTGGAGCGTGGCGCTCTTGTCGTGGTGTATCCGGAAGGATCGATCACGAAGCGACCGGATGGACGTCTGATGTCGCTCAGGTCGGGTGCTGTCCGCATCGCACTCGAGACGTCGGCTCCATTGATTCCCGTTGCTCAATGGGGCGTGCAGGCGATCGTGCCAGCCTACGAAGGGAGGGTGGTGCTGGGCCGCCGCCGTCGTCGGGTCACCCTGCTGGTCGGGGACCCGGTGCCACTCGAGGACCTCCGAGAGTTTCCGAGGGCGACGGCAGTGACTGTAGGGGTGCAGAGGCTTCAGGACACCCTCGCCGTCATGGTCGACCAACTGGCCGACGAGCACGCTAGGTAG